From Nerophis lumbriciformis linkage group LG11, RoL_Nlum_v2.1, whole genome shotgun sequence, one genomic window encodes:
- the LOC133610128 gene encoding uncharacterized protein, with translation MEGQGDGRHNGPNCYRIPLPIGNGARNIETLGLRVVISNQEIIFSIHALIRPPENDDANENDNNTEDNDNDEDVNIEDNDEIIEENLEDVDHEDNMEDNDDNIDYEEDVTEESDADGEENEADFEINDNGPHNEYHAANNNPNDAPDENAFSFRIWVRPLLHGDVFDDIFLELRLVNNDDLDDLDNNIDNGDLNDDNIDDDNYIGDESIDAATDAEDNNDDEGFEDNDCNNNDEGFDENENHNTENVDNIVQENTNNLIQEVERQEDDPLPGPSKERREDDDQNEGSKQSQWWDDSNSDSFSDNFLEEDEEHRCGKWTQRSSDDADSQDDKRGGKQTRKKNISSAPNSDDEVPSKEEEPCLSEQEGDVDTLTGSPRKRSRGETGHPVDTGNHKKRSRQGMDSENDFDDVDQNPRPASSRSNKEEESKDGEK, from the exons ATGGAAGGACAAGGGGACGGACGGCACAACGGTCCAAATT GCTACCGTATTCCGTTGCCGATAGGAAACGGAGCACGGAATATAGAGACCCTGGGACTGAGAGTGGTTATTTCGAATCAGGAGATCATCTTTTCCATTCACGCCCTGATAAGGCCGCCCGAGAACGACGATGCGAACGAAAACGACAACAACACGGAGGACAACGACAACGACGAGGACGTCAATATCGAAGATAACGATGAAATTATCGAGGAAAACCTGGAGGATGTCGATCACGAAGACAACATGGAGGACAACGATGACAACATCGATTACGAGGAGGACGTCACGGAGGAAAGCGACGCTGACGGTGAAGAGAACGAGGCCGATTTCGAAATCAACGACAACGGCCCGCATAACGAGTATCACGCGGCTAACAACAATCCAAACGACGCGCCTGATGAAAACGCCTTCTCCTTTCGAATTTGGGTAAGGCCGCTGCTGCACGGCGACGTCTTTGACGACATTTTCCTGGAGTTGCGCTTGGTGAATAACGACGACCTGGACGACCTGGACAACAACATCGACAACGGCGACCTGAACGACGACAATATCGACGACGACAATTACATCGGCGACGAAAGCATCGACGCGGCAACTGACGCGGAGGACAATAATGACGACGAGGGTTTCGAAGACAACGACTGCAACAACAACGACGAAGGCTTTGATGAAAACGAAAACCACAACACtgaaaatgttgacaatattgtTCAAGAAAACACAAATAATTTAATCCAGGAAGTGGAGCGGCAGGAAGACGATCCTTTACCCGGACCGTCAAAGGAGCGTAGAGAAGACGATGACCAGAACGAAGGTAGTAAACAGTCACAGTGGTGGGACGATTCCAACTCGGATAGTTTTTCCGACAACTTCCTCGAAGAAGACGAAGAGCATCGGTGTGGCAAATGGACTCAGAGATCGAGCGACGACGCGGACTCGCAAGACGACAAACGAGGCGGGAAGCAAACGCGGAAGAAAAACATTTCTTCCGCACCCAACTCGGACGACGAAGTTCCTTCCAAGGAGGAGGAGCCTTGTTTGAGCGAACAAGAGGGCGACGTGGACACGCTCACTGGATCGCCCAGGAAGAGGTCGCGAGGGGAAACGGGACACCCGGTCGATACCGGAAACCACAAGAAGCGTTCCCGGCAAGGAATGGACtctgaaaacgactttgacgatGTCGACCAAAACCCTCGACCGGCGTCGTCAAGAAGCAACAAAGAAGAAGAAAGCAAGGATGGAGAAAAATAA
- the LOC140679139 gene encoding uncharacterized protein isoform X1, producing MEGQGDGWHNGPSSYHIPLIIGNRPPNDEPNMEYIVVLDFIVNQEIIFVNEGEPWPTDDDMNVSENEENCANMSDNDRDLDAAVGAEVEIGVNRGVEEEGERPLPESARNNDDDESSFRWWDEFDGNSSDSNAELDVAEGPTKLQAQANLYLMSLSGHLAAHSSGILVVAEGGIASKEGDGFWEQGAEEDLIPSQSTERLRESHEEGSSSIMY from the exons ATGGAAGGACAAGGAGATGGCTGGCACAATGGTCCTAGTA GTTACCACATTCCGCTGATAATAGGAAATCGACCACCAAACGATGAACCTAACATGGAATACATTGTCGTACTCGATTTTATCGTGAACCAGGAGATCATCTTCGTAAACGAGGGGGAGCCGTGGCCAACTGACGACGACATGAACGTTAGTGAGAATGAAGAAAATTGTGCAAATATGAGTGACAATGACCGCGACTTGGATGCCGCTGTCGGGGCGGAGGTGGAGATCGGAGTCAATCGAGGAGTGGAAGAGGAAGGAGAAAGACCTCTGCCGGAATCCGCGAGGAACAATGACGACGACGAAAGTAGTTTCCGTTGGTGGGATGAGTTTGACGGTAATAGTTCGGACAGCAACGCTGAGCTTGACGTCGCTGAAGGCCCGACGAAGTTACAAGCACAGGCCAACCTGTACCTCATGAGCTTAAGTGGCCACCTGGCGGCTCACAGCTCGGGAATCTTAGTCGTTGCCGAGGGAGGGATCGCTTCCAAGGAGGGCGATGGTTTCTGGGAGCAGGGGGCAGAGGAGGACCTCATACCATCGCAGTCCACAGAGAGGTTGAGAGAAAGCCACGAGGAAGGAAGCAGCAGCATAATGTACTGA
- the LOC140679139 gene encoding uncharacterized protein isoform X2: MAGTMVLVEIIFVNEGEPWPTDDDMNVSENEENCANMSDNDRDLDAAVGAEVEIGVNRGVEEEGERPLPESARNNDDDESSFRWWDEFDGNSSDSNAELDVAEGPTKLQAQANLYLMSLSGHLAAHSSGILVVAEGGIASKEGDGFWEQGAEEDLIPSQSTERLRESHEEGSSSIMY; this comes from the exons ATGGCTGGCACAATGGTCCTAGTA GAGATCATCTTCGTAAACGAGGGGGAGCCGTGGCCAACTGACGACGACATGAACGTTAGTGAGAATGAAGAAAATTGTGCAAATATGAGTGACAATGACCGCGACTTGGATGCCGCTGTCGGGGCGGAGGTGGAGATCGGAGTCAATCGAGGAGTGGAAGAGGAAGGAGAAAGACCTCTGCCGGAATCCGCGAGGAACAATGACGACGACGAAAGTAGTTTCCGTTGGTGGGATGAGTTTGACGGTAATAGTTCGGACAGCAACGCTGAGCTTGACGTCGCTGAAGGCCCGACGAAGTTACAAGCACAGGCCAACCTGTACCTCATGAGCTTAAGTGGCCACCTGGCGGCTCACAGCTCGGGAATCTTAGTCGTTGCCGAGGGAGGGATCGCTTCCAAGGAGGGCGATGGTTTCTGGGAGCAGGGGGCAGAGGAGGACCTCATACCATCGCAGTCCACAGAGAGGTTGAGAGAAAGCCACGAGGAAGGAAGCAGCAGCATAATGTACTGA